In Klebsiella aerogenes, the DNA window AGAAAGAGTGGGCCAACGATCTCGACCAGCTGATTAAGCTGGAGAAATATGCCGATGACGCGAAATTCCGTCAGGTTTATCGCGATATCAAGCAGGCCAATAAAGTGCGTCTCGCCAGGTTCGTTAAGCTGCGCACCGGCATCGACATCAACCCGCAGGCGATTTTCGATATCCAGATTAAGCGCCTGCACGAGTACAAACGCCAGCACCTCAATCTGCTGAATATTCTGGCGCAGTACAAAGAGATCCGCGAAAACCCGCAGGCCGATCGCGTGCCACGCGTGTTCCTGTTCGGCGCCAAAGCCGCACCAGGTTACTACCTGGCGAAGAACATCATCCTGGCGATCAACAAGGTTGCCGAAGCGATCAACAACGATCCGCTGGTGGGCGATAAGCTGAAAGTGGTCTTCTTGCCGGATTACTGCGTGTCGGCGGCGGAAATGCTGATCCCGGCGGCGGATGTCTCCGAGCAAATCTCGACGGCGGGTAAAGAGGCTTCCGGTACCGGCAACATGAAGCTGGCGCTGAACGGCGCGCTGACCGTCGGCACGCTTGACGGCGCCAACGTCGAAATCGCTGAGCAGGTCGGCGAGGACAACATCTTTATCTTCGGCCACACGGTGGAAGAGGTGAAAGCGCTGAAAGCAAAAGGCTACGATCCGCTGAAATGGCGCAAGAAGGATAAACTGCTGGATGCGGTGCTGAAAGAGCTGGAGAGCGGCAAATACAGCGGCGGCGACAAACACGCTTTTGATCAGATGCTGCACAGTCTGCTGAAAGGCGGCGACCCCTACCTGGTGTTGGCCGACTTTGCCGCCTATGTCGCGGCGCAGAAACAGGTTGATGAGCTGTATCGCGACCAGGAAGCCTGGACCCGCGCGGCGATCCTCAACACCGCGCGCTGCGGCATGTTCAGCTCGGACCGTTCCATTCGCGATTATCAGCAACGTATTTGGCAGGCAAAACGCTAAGGACAGGCCTATGGAGAATAAACGCCTTGATAATGCCGCGCTGGCGGCAGGGATCAGCCCCAGTTATATCAACGCGCACGGGCAGCCGCAGTCGATCGCGGCGGCCACCAAACAGCGTTTGCTGGATGCCATGCATCGTGCTCCTGCCGCCGCGAAAGCGGCGGTAGAGCCGCTACCGACGGTGCAGGTTTTTACCCATGGTAAGAAAATGCAGCTGCCGGTGGCGGGCCGCGGCGCATTCCACTGGCTGCTGACCACTGAAGAAGGCAAGCAGTATCAGGGAGAGGCGCGCGGCGGTGAGACGTTGACGCTGCCGGGAAGATTGCCGGAAGGTTATCACACGCTAACCCTGACGCGGGATGGCGAGCGCTGGCACTGCCGGGCGATCGTGGCCCCGGCGCGCTGCTATGAACCGTCGGCGTTGAAAGAGGGGAAAAAGCTGTGGGGGGCCTGCGTCCAGCTGTATACCCTGCGCTCTGAGAAAAACTGGGGGATCGGCGATTTCGGCGATTTACGCGCTATGCTGCCGGAAATCGCCCGTCGCGGCGGCGCGTTTATCGGCCTCAACCCGATTCACGCGCTGTATCCGGCCAACCCGGAGAGCGCCAGCCCGTACAGCCCGTCGTCGCGCCGCTGGCTCAACGTTATCTATATCGACGTTAACGCGGTGGAGGATTTTCATCGCAGCCGCGCCGCGCAGGCGTGGTGGCAGCTTCCGGCGACCCAACAGGCGCTACAGGCCGCGCGCCAGACCGATGATGTCGATTATACCGCCGTCACTACGCTGAAGTTGACCGCGCTGCGCATGGCGTGGGCGGAGTTTTCGACTCGCGAAGACGAGCAAATGGCGGATTTCCGTCAATTCGTCCTTCGCGAAGGTGAAAGTCTCTACTGGCAGGCGGCATTTGATGCGCTGCATGCCTGGCAGAGCCAGCAGGACCCCATGCGCTGGGGTTGGCCGGCATGGCCGAAGGCGTACCAGAGCACGACCAGCCCGCAGGTGAAGGCCTTCTGCAAAGAGCATGCCGATGAGGTGAGTTTCTACCTGTGGCTGCAGTGGTTGGCTTATACGCAGTTTGCCGTTTGCTGGCAAACCAGCCAGCAGGATGCGATGCCGATTGGCCTGTATCGCGACCTGGCGGTCGGCGTCGCCGAAGGCGGCTCTGAGACCTGGTGCGATCGCGAACTGTACTGCCTGAAGGCGTCTGTCGGCGCGCCGCCGGATATCCTCGGCCCGCTGGGGCAGAACTGGGGGCTGCCGCCGATGGATCCGCACGTCATGGTCGCCCGCGCTTATGAGCCGTTTATCGAGCTGCTGCGGGCGAATATGCAAAACTGCGGCGCATTGCGTATCGACCACGTCATGTCGGTGCTGCGCCTGTGGTGGATCCCGTATGGCGAGACTGCCGACCACGGGGCCTATGTGCAGTACCCGGTGGATGATTTGTTGTCGATTCTGGCGTTGGAGAGCCAGCGCCATCGCTGCATGGTGATCGGCGAAGATCTTGGCACCGTACCGGTTGAAATCGTCGGTAAGCTGCGTAAGCGCGGCGTTTACTCGTACAAAGTGCTCTATTTTGAGAACGACCACGATAAAACCTTCCGCGCGCCGAAAGCTTATCCGCCGCAGTCGATGGCGGTCGCGACGACCCATGACCTACCGACGCTGCGCGGATATTGGGAGAGCGGCGATCTGACGCTTGGCAAGTCGCTGGGTCTGTATCCGGACGAGGCGGTGTTGCGCGGGTTGTATGCGGATCGCGAGCTGGCGAAGCAGGGGTTGCTGGACGCGCTGCATCGGTACGGTTGTTTGCCGAAGCGCGCCGGACATAAGGCGTCGCTGATGGCGATGACCGCAACGCTCAATCGCGGGATGCAGCGATATATCGCCGACAGCAATAGCGCCCTGCTAGGGCTGCAGCCGGAAGATTGGTTGGAGATGGCTTCACCGGTCAACATTCCAGGCACCAGTACTGAGTATCCAAACTGGCGGCGTAAACTTGCCGTGACACTCGAACGGATGTTTGCCGATGAGCGGGTGAATAAGCTGATTAAAGACCTGGACAAGCGTCGTAAATCCCGTTAATCCAGAGAAAATTCCCCGGTGGCGCTGCGCTTACCGGGGCTACGGGTAGCCCGGATAAGGCGCTTTGCGCCGCCATCCGGGAAACGAGCAACAAAAAGGCCGGGCGCATGATGCGGACCCGGCCTTTTCTTATCTCAGGGAGAAGGTTACACCACCATCCCCAACAGCAGACAACCAATCAGACCACATACGGAAATGATGGTTTCCAGCACTGACCAGGACTTGATGGTCTCGCCAATGGTCAGGTTGAAATACTCTTTGAACAGCCAGAAACCTGGATCGTTCACGTGTGAGAAGATAACGCTACCGGAGCCAACGGCGATAACCATCAGTTCCGGGCTGACGCCGGTGGTAGCAATCAGCGGCGCGGCGATACCGCCCGCGGTGATGGCGGCAACGGTCGCTGAACCCAGCGCGATACGCAGCACCGCGGCAATGGACCATGCCATAAACAGCGGAGACATATTGGATTCGTGCATGATAGAGGCGATGTACTTATCCATGCCGCTATCAACCAACACCTGCTTGAAGGCGCCGCCTCCGCCGATGATCAACAACATCATCGCGATGATTTTGATAGAAGAGGTCAGCGTCTCGTTGATTTGCTCCATCGAACGGCCGCGGTTCAGACCAAAGGTGAACATCGCGATCAGCACCGCAATCAGGGTCGCCATTACCGGGTCGCCAAAGAACTCGGCAATCGGCAGGAAGGCGTGGCCTTTCGGCAGGATCATTTCGGCAACGGCGCGCATTGCCATCAGGATCACCGGTACCAGAGAAGTCCAGACGCTGACGCCAAAGCCCGGCATCTCTTCTTCGCTAAAGGTTTTCGGGTTGTGCAGACCTTCCGGAATCGGCTTATCGATGCCTTTCAGGCAGCGGGCAAAAACCGGACCGGCGAGAATAACCGTCGGGATAGCCAGAATCGTACCGTAGAGCAGCGTTTTGCCCATATCAGCATGGAAGATGGTGGCGATAGCGGTCGGACCCGGGTGCGGCGGTAGGAAGCCGTGGGTGACTGACAGCGCGGCGGCCATCGGTACGCCGACGTACAGCAGCGGGATACGCGCGGAGGCGGCGATGGTGAACACCAGCGGCAGCATCAGCACGAAGCCGACTTCATAGAACAGGGCGAAACCGACGGTGAAACCGGTCAGGACGACGGCCCATTGAATATGTTTTTTACCGAATTTATCAATCAGAGTGGTGGCGATACGCTGCGCGCCGCCGCAGTCCGCCAGCATCTTACCGAGCATGGCGCCAAAGCCCATGATCAGCGCGAGGCTGCCGAGGGTACCCCCAACGCCGTTCTTGATGGATACGATGACTTTATCCAGAGGCATGCCCTGCATTAATCCGACGGCGAGCGCCACCAGAACCAGAGCGATGAAGCCGTTCATTTTGAAACGGATCATCAGCAACAATAACAGGGCAACCCCGATAGCTACGATGACTAATGGCATGATTTACCTGGCCTTAACTTGTTATGGGTAACGTTAAAGTCTCAACATCTACAGTATCCGTTCCACACGGGAACAAGGATGTCTGGCACCGTAAAGCTGGCATTTTCCTGACCCAGAGAGAGGAGAGCTGGCTATTTTTTATCGGTGGTGCTTGTTGTGAATGATACGGGTAACATGTGAGCTTTGAGAATGCCCCAGGCGTGGTAAATTTTAAATATGAGACTTAAGTCATACTCTCTGCCGGGTTTTTGCAGTGCGGGCGAGTAAGAACTGTTATGCGGTAACATGAAAGCTGGGGAAGTCGCCCGGCAAACGGAATGTCGCCGGGCGCAGGGAACGAAAGCTTAGTAGTAGGAGTGCTCGCCGCGCTGGTGCTCGGTCAGATCGCGCACGCCTTTCAGCTCCGGGAATTCATTCAGCAGCTGCTTCTCGATCCCTTCTTTCAGGGTCACGTCGACCATGGAACAGCCGTTGCAACCGCCGCCGAACTGCAGGATAGCCAGGCCGTCTTCGGTGATTTCCATCAGCGACACGCGGCCGCCGTGGCCTGCCAGCTGAGGGTTGATCTGCGACTGCAGCAGATACTCAACGCGCTCCATCAGCGGGGCGTCGTCGGAAACCTTACGCATTTTAGCGTTCGGCGCTTTCAGCGTCAGCTGAGAACCGAGCTGGTCGGTGACGAAGTCGATTTCAGCATCTTCCAGATAAGGCGCGCTGAGTTCATCGACATATGCGGTCAGCTGTTCGAATTTCAGCGCCGTGTCGGTGTCTTCCACCGCATCCGGTGGGCAGTAAGATACGCCGCACTCAGCGTTTGGGGTGCCGGGATTAATCACAAATACGCGAATTTGCGTCCCTTCTTCCTGATTTGCCAGCAGTTTGGCAAAGTGCGCTTGTGCAGCATCGGAAATACGGATCATAGCGTTGGCCTAATAGTTGACTATTTTACTGGGTTATAATACGCCCATCAGCGGGGGTCTACAAGGTACGGCACAAACACCATACCTGAACCGTCGCGGCGCCGTTTCGCAAAAGCAGGCGGGATATCTCAGCGACGGTGCTTCCGGTTGTGACGACATCATCCACAATGGCGATATGGTGACCCCGTACAGATAATTCAAGTTGGAAAGCATTTTTCAGGTTCTGCTTGCGCAATCTGGCGCTGAGTTGATGCTGAGTGGCGGTGCGCCGGGTGCGCGTCAACGAATCGCCGCGCCATGCGCAACCCGTCCAGTGCGCCAGCGGGCGACACAGCGCTTCACTTTGATTAAATCCCCTACGCCAGTGGCGACGCTGCCATAGCGGCACGCCCACGATCCGGTCTACGGGCGGTAGCCCGCAGCTGTGGCGCAAACGCAAAATGAGTAGCCGCGCCAGTGCGGGCGCCAGTTCCGGACGATGTCCAAACTTCAGCTGATGCACCAGCCCGCTCAGTGGCGGGACATAATCATTGACCGCCACCAACCGCCGCCAGGGCGGCGGTTTTTGCAGGCAACGCCCGCAGGGGACGGTAGGCGCTAACGCCGGCAAACCGCATTGCGGGCAGAGCGTTTGCGGTGTGAGCAGCGAGGCAGTGCAGCGCGAGCATATCCCCCAGCGGGCGATGGCCAACGGCATTTGGCATAGCCAGCATAAGCTGTGTGCTGTTAGCATAATTCACCTCATAGTGATGAAAAGAGAACAGTAACTGATGAATGACATCTGGTGGCAAACCACGGGCGAAGGAAATTGTCATCTTGTGCTGCTGCACGGATGGGGGCTGAATGCCAACGTGTGGGATTGCATTACGCCGGAATTGGCCGCGCATTTTACGCTGCACCTGGTGGATCTGCCGGGTTACGGGCGCAGCGTCGGTTTTGGCGCTTTAACGCTTGAGGAAATGGCGCAGCGGGTGGTTGAAAAAGCGCCGCAACAGGCTATTTGGCTCGGCTGGAGCCTGGGCGGGTTGGTGGCGAGCCTCGTCGCGCTACAGTATCCGCAGCGCGTGCAGGCATTGGTGACCGTAGCCTCGTCACCATGCTTCGGCGCGCGTGAACGGTGGCCGGGGATTAAACCGGAAGTGCTGAGCGGTTTCCAGCAGCAGCTTAGCGAAGATTTCCAGCGCACCGTCGAGCGTTTTCTCGCCCTGCAGACCATGGGGACCGAAAGCGCACGCCAGGATGCTCGTGCGCTGAAAGGTACCGTGTTGTCACTGCCGATGCCGCCTGCCGACGTCCTCAACGGCGGGTTGGAGATCCTCAAGACCGTCGATTTACGTCAACCGCTCGCCGCGCTGACGATGCCATTCCTGCGCCTTTATGGTCGCCTGGATGGCCTGGTGCCGCGCAAAATCATTCCGTTGTTGAATGAACGGTGGCCGCAAAGCGAGGCTATCGTCTTCGAAAAGGCAGCCCACGCGCCGTTTATCTCGCATCCGCAGGCGTTCTGTGAGCCACTGATTACGCTAAAAAATCGGCTGAATAATTATTTTTAGCGGAGCGTGGTAAATCGCCAGGATCTGGTAATACTTAGGTTGTTGCGGTGGTTGATTATTTCATTTTTGCCGCCGCAAACTAAAAATAACAACCTTATGGAGAGTAAAGGCTATGAAACTTGTTACAGGTATTGTTGCATCTCTGGTGATAGGCTCCCTTTCTTTTGGCGCGTTCGCGGCGAAAGAGATTCAGAAAGATGAAGTCGCGCAGATGAAACTGACTAAGGTCGGTACCATTACGACGTCAAAGACAACCTCGCCGATGGACGCGAAACGCGATCTGTCGAAGAAGGCGGATAAGCTGGGTGGTAAATACTTCGTGGTGATTGCTGGCGAGAAGAACGAGAAGAGCGTTCACGCTAACGCCGACGTTTATAAGTAAATCAGATGCTCCCCGGATAAGGCGTGAGCCGCTATCCGGGGATGTTCCCTGCTGGCGCTACGCTTAGCAGGGCTACGGTTCCGTGCTGTTAGGTAGCCCGGATAAGGCGTGAGCCGCCATCCGGGGATGTTCAGCAGGGCGACGGTTCCGTACTGTTGGGTAGTCCGGATAAGGCGTTAGCCGCCATCCGGGGATGTTCAGCAGGGCGACGGTTCCGTGCTGTTGGGTAGCCCGGATAAGGCGCTCGCCGTCATCCGGGGATGTTCAGCAGGGCGACGGTTTCGTGCTGTTGGGTAGCCCGGATAAGGCGTTAGCCGCCATCCGGGGATGTTCAGCAGGGTGATGGTTTCGTACCGTCGGGTAGCTCGGATAAGGCGTTGGCCGTCATCCGGGGATGTTCAGCAGGGCGACGATTCCGTACCGTTGGGTAGCCCGGATAAGGCGTGAGCCGCCATCCGGGGATGTTCATTCAGCGTAGCGACCACCATTCCCGCAGGCAGGCCTTACCTTCCGGACAGCTTTTGCAGCTGCCGGAAAGACAACCATCGGCATCTTCGATAATTTTTACCGCTTTACCCATGGTTTCCAGACGGCTCAACATGGCGTCGATCAGCGGCTGCGGCGTATGCAGGCGGGCGCTCAACTGCGCGGCCTCCATGCGCCCCTGCAGGGCTAGCATATCGCGAACTTCAATTAACGATGCCATGATGATTGCTCCTTAGTGACAATCGCCAGCCGGGCTCTGACAGCAGGATGCCGGGGTTTTACGCGTTGTCAGCAGCGAAACGTCCACCCGGCTCCGCGCCCGACGCAGCAAGCCAAAGACCACCACGTTGAACAGAATCACCGCCAGAATGCACACCAGGCTGTAGCGCGGATGCTGGCTAAAGCTCACGGTCTGGTAGTAGAGCGTCGACAGCGAATAGGCGATGTTGAGTCCCCACAGTACCGAGAACATCATCCAACCGCGGCTGGATTCGCGGGCAATCGCACCCATGACGGAAATGCACGGAATGTAGAGCAGAACGAAGATCAGGTAACTGTACGCGGCGGCGGCACTGCCGAATTTGCTGCCCATCATGCCCATCGCGCCGGTTTCCATTTCGCCATCGCCTTTGCTCGCTTCAATTGGGTTTGCCAGCACGCTCAGGCTGAAGGTGTCTTTCAGACCCTGCCAGGTTTCATCAACGGCGGCTAACAGCTCGTCGCCAAGGTTGAACTCCTGCGGATTGAACGCTTCATTCTGGATATCTTCCGCGGTGTAAAGGGTGTTCAGCGTACCGACTACCACTTCTTTCGCCATGGCGCCGGTGAACAGGCCGACGGTCGCTTGCCAGTTGTCTTCATGCACGCCAATCGGTTTAAACACCGGTGTAATTACCCGGCTGACCGAGGCCAGCGCCGAGTCGTTGATGTTATCGACCACTTTGCCGCTCAGCGAGAAGCTATTCAGCGCGCTTAAGAAGATACTGACAATAACAATCACCTTACCGGCGCGCAGTACGAAGCCTTTCAGACGCTGCCAGGTCTGGATAATCAGGCTCTTAATATGCGGTACGTGATACACCGGCAGCTCCATCACGAAGGGAGAGGCTTCGCCGCGCATAATGGTGTATTTGAGCATCAGACCGGTAAGGATCGCCATCACGATGCCCAGCACATACAGTGAGAAGACCGCCAGCGCGCCGTTCTGGCCGAAGAAGGCCGCGGCGAAGACGGCGAAAATCGCCAGTCGCGCGCCGCAGGACATAAACGGCGCCATCATGATGGTCATCAGGCGTTCACGCGGCGCATCCAGCGTACGGGCGCCCATGACGGAAGGGACATTACAGCCAAAGCCGACGATCAGCGGCACGAAGGATTTCCCCGGCAGCCCGAGCGCCTGCATCAGGCGGTCCATGACGAACGCCGCGCGCGCCATATATCCGGAGTCCTCCAGGAAGGAGAGGAACAGGTACATCATGCCGATTTGCGGCACCAGCGGCAGCACGGTATTGATACCGCCGCCCAGCCCCTGAGCGAGGAAAACGGTCAGCCAGTCCGGGAAGTGCAGGGTATAACCCAGCCACTGAATGCCGTGAATGAAGATAGCCACCGAGCCGGCGTCGAAGATCGGCTGCAGCGCGCCGCCGATGTTGATGGCCAGCAGGAACATCAGGTACATCACGAACAGAAAGATCGGCAAACCGAGGAAGCGGTTAAGGATGATTTTATCCATCGCCGTGGTGAAGCGGCTCGGCTCGGCGGTCAGGGTGTTGCTGACGGCATCGCAAACGGCGGCAATGCTTTGATAGCGAGCGTCGGCGATATACAGCGCCGGGTCGTCCATCTCGCTGCTGAGATTGGCCAGCGCCAGATCCAGTTTGTCGGCGGCGTTGCCGGCGAAGGCGCGGCTATAAATATCGCCTTCCAGCATCTGCAAGCCGAGCCAGCGGCGCTGACGCAGCGGCATTTCAACATCCATTTCCTGCGCCAGCATATCGGCTTCACGCTGCAGGGATTGCGGGTAGTGCACCAGCTCCAGCGGCTGATTCTGTTCGTGGCGGTCGAGCGCCATTTTTAGCGCTTCGATACCGCGGCCGCGGGTGGAGACCAGCGGGATAACCGGGCAGCCGAGGCGGGCGGCCAGCGCGTCAACGTCAATGCGGATCTGCTGCTTTTCGGCGATATCCAGCATGTTGAGCGCAACGACGCAGGGAATGCCCAGCTCCAGCAGCTGCAACGTCAGGTACAGATTACGCTCAAGATTAGAGGCATCGATAACGTTAATCAGCAGGTCGGCGTCGCCGCTGAGAATGTAGTGGCAGGCAATCTGTTCGTCGAGCGAGGTCTGCGAGGAGATTGTCGTCAGTGAGTAGGTGCCTGGCAGATCGACCAGGGTGACCTGGTGGTCGGTGGTGCTGAACGCGCCTTCTTTACGCTCAACGGTGACTCCCGCCCAGTTGCCCACACGCTGGCGCGCGCCGGTTAACTGATTGAATAAGGTTGTTTTGCCGGAATTAGGATTACCTATTAAACCAACGGTTAATTTTTTCATTTTTCAGACTCTTAGTGCCGGTCAGGTGTTATTGTGCAACCGCTTCCAGTTCAATTAACGCGAGGTCTTTTTTCCGTAATACCAGGCTGACGCGTCGGGTCTCAATGTGAATAGGGTCACCGAGGGGAGCTACGCGCACAACATTAAATGAAGAACCGGGTAGCATTCCCAGTGAAAGCAGTTTCTGCCGATAAGCCGGGCTAATATCGCGGGAAAAACCAGTGATTTTCCACGCACTATCAGGAGTGAATTGCATAGGGCCTACTTGTATATCGCTAACCGAAAAGAAAATTTCCATACGCGGCGTGAACGCGGCGTCGGGGACCGTAGCCAACGAAGAAGAATAAAACTTAACTAACAACGATGATAATGAGAATGGTTTGTATCATCAATACATAACAAGGATAATAAATGCGGTTTTCGGGGGAATTTGCTTATTTCTTGATATGACGCAAGAACGCTACTGTAGCCGAAAATAAAGTAAGAATTAATTTTTTCACTTAATGTTTAATTAAGGTTTCATTAGTTAACAGAATGAAACTTTATACACACAGCTGATATTTCGCGCGTATTAATCGGTTACTGGAATATATTGTTCGCGGTTTGCGTACTAATGCGCAGAGGAAATTGCCCCTCGTGAAGAGGGGCAGGGAAGATTAGCGTTTTTTGCCCATGGCGGCCGCCAGCGCATCCATCATTGCGCTATTACCGGCTGGCTGCGCGTCGCGACCGCGCGGCTTCGCCGCTTTCGCCGCCGGACGGTTGCCCTGAGCGCGATCGTTACCGCCGCCGCGGCGCGCGTTGCTGTCGCCCGGTTGTTCATCCAGGCGCATGGTTAACGCGATACGTTTACGCGGCAGGTCCACTTCCATCACCTTCACTTTGACGATATCGCCCGCTTTGACCACGGTATGCGGGTCTTCCACGAACTTATTCGACAGCGAAGAGATATGTACCAGGCCATCCTGATGCACGCCGATATCGACGAAGGCGCCGAAGTTGGTCACGTTGGTGACCGCGCCTTCCAGAATCATGCCCGGCAGCAGGTCGTTCATGGTCTCGACGCCATCGGCGAACTGGGCAGTTTTAAACTCAGGACGCGGATCGCGACCCGGTTTTTCCAGCTCCTTGATGATATCGGACACCGTTGGCACGCCGAACTTATCGTCGGTGAAATCAACGGCCTTCAGATTACGCAGCTCGCTGCTGTTACCCATCAGATCTTTCAGCGCCTGCTGGGTGGCGGCCAGAATACGCTCGACCACCGGATAGGCTTCCGGGTGAACCGTAGAGGCGTCCAGCGGGTTGTCGCCGTGGTTGATGCGCAGGAAGCCAGCGCACTGTTCAAAGGCTTTCGGCCCCAGGCGGCTTACCTTCAGCAGTTGCTGGCGGTTCTGGAACTGGCCGTTCTCATCGCGCCAGGAGACAATATTCTGCGCCATCATGCGGGTCAGGCCGGCGACGCGGGTCAGCAGCGCGACGGAGGCGGTGTTGAGATCGACGCCAACGGCGTTAACGCAGTCTTCCACCACTGCATCCAGCTTGCGTGCAAGCTGTGTCTGGCTGACGTCATGTTGGTACTGGCCGACGCCGATAGATTTCGGATCGATTTTCACCAGCTCGGCCAACGGATCCTGCAGGCGACGGGCGATTGAGACCGCGCCGCGTAGGGAAACGTCGAGATCCGGGAATTCCAGCGCCGCCAGTTCGGAGGCGGAGTAGACGGAAGCGCCCGCTTCGCTGACGATCACCTTCTGGGCGGTGACTTTCGGGAACTGTTTTTGCACGTCGAGGAAGAAACGCTCGGTCTCGCGGGACGCGGTGCCGTTGCCGATAGCGACCAGCTCGACGTTATGTTTCTCGCACAGCGCCGCCACGGCGACGGCGGCTTTCGCGGCCTGCCCGGTATGCGGATAGATGGTATCGGTAGCGACCAGTTTACCGGTACCGTCAACGACAGCGACTTTAACGCCGGTACGCAGGCCTGGATCGAGGCCCATCGTGGCGCGCAGGCCTGCGGGAGCGGCCATCAGCAGATCGTGCAGGTTACGGGCGAAAACGTTAATCGCTTCGTCTTCCGCGCGCTCGCGCACGGTGCCCATCAGTTCGGTTTCGAGGTGCATCAGCACCTTGATACGCCAGGTCCAACTGACGACGCCTTTACGCCAGCTGTCCGCCGGGGCGTTGTTCAGACGCAGGCCGAGGTGATCGATGATGATCTGCTCGCAGTGGCTTTCTTTCGGCGGCTCGTCAAACTGCGGGTCGGCGTTGAGTGACAGTTGCAGCACGCCTTCGTTGCGCCCACGGAACATCGCCAGCGCGCGGTGCGACGGCACGGACGCGATCGGTTCATGATGGTCGAAGTAGTCGCGGAATTTAGCGCCTTCTTCTTCCTTGCCGTTGACCACGCTCGCCACCAGATGGGCGTTTTTCCACAGGTAGTCGCGAACTTTCGCCAGCAGCGCGGCGTCTTCGGCGAAGCGCTCCATCAGGATATAGCGCGCGCCGTCAAGGGCAGCTTTGCTATCCGCTACGCCTTTATCAGCATCGATATATTTTGCTGCTTCGGCTTCCGGATCATGTGAAGGCTCGTTCCACAGCAGGTCGGCCAGCGGCTCCAGACCGGCTTCAATGGCGATTTGCCCGCGGGTACGGCGTTTCGGTTTATACGGCAGGTAAAGGTCTTCAAGTTCGGTTTTGCTGAGGGTCGCGGTAATCGCTTTTTCCAGCGCTTCGCTGAGCTTGCCCTGTTCGCCGATCGACTTAAGGATCGCCTGGCGGCGGTCTTCCAGCTCGCGCAGATATCCGAGGCGGGTTTCCAGATTACGCAACTGCGTGTCATCCAGACCGCCGGTGACTTCCTTACGATAACGTGCAATAAACGGCACGGTGTTCCCTTCATCAAGCAGGCGAACGGCAGCTTCTACCTGTTCGGCTCTGGCCTGAAGTTCACCCGCAATAATGCGGCAGAGCGAATCATTCATCATCGGTTTAATTCATCTTTAGGGTCAAAAATCAGGGGATAGTTATACGGACTGACAGGCTAAAATGCCAGCCGCGACCGGGTTCTCTCGGAATGTTCCGGCTC includes these proteins:
- the bioH gene encoding pimeloyl-ACP methyl ester esterase BioH yields the protein MNDIWWQTTGEGNCHLVLLHGWGLNANVWDCITPELAAHFTLHLVDLPGYGRSVGFGALTLEEMAQRVVEKAPQQAIWLGWSLGGLVASLVALQYPQRVQALVTVASSPCFGARERWPGIKPEVLSGFQQQLSEDFQRTVERFLALQTMGTESARQDARALKGTVLSLPMPPADVLNGGLEILKTVDLRQPLAALTMPFLRLYGRLDGLVPRKIIPLLNERWPQSEAIVFEKAAHAPFISHPQAFCEPLITLKNRLNNYF
- a CDS encoding DUF1471 domain-containing protein, giving the protein MKLVTGIVASLVIGSLSFGAFAAKEIQKDEVAQMKLTKVGTITTSKTTSPMDAKRDLSKKADKLGGKYFVVIAGEKNEKSVHANADVYK
- the gntT gene encoding gluconate transporter; translated protein: MPLVIVAIGVALLLLLMIRFKMNGFIALVLVALAVGLMQGMPLDKVIVSIKNGVGGTLGSLALIMGFGAMLGKMLADCGGAQRIATTLIDKFGKKHIQWAVVLTGFTVGFALFYEVGFVLMLPLVFTIAASARIPLLYVGVPMAAALSVTHGFLPPHPGPTAIATIFHADMGKTLLYGTILAIPTVILAGPVFARCLKGIDKPIPEGLHNPKTFSEEEMPGFGVSVWTSLVPVILMAMRAVAEMILPKGHAFLPIAEFFGDPVMATLIAVLIAMFTFGLNRGRSMEQINETLTSSIKIIAMMLLIIGGGGAFKQVLVDSGMDKYIASIMHESNMSPLFMAWSIAAVLRIALGSATVAAITAGGIAAPLIATTGVSPELMVIAVGSGSVIFSHVNDPGFWLFKEYFNLTIGETIKSWSVLETIISVCGLIGCLLLGMVV
- the malQ gene encoding 4-alpha-glucanotransferase; this translates as MENKRLDNAALAAGISPSYINAHGQPQSIAAATKQRLLDAMHRAPAAAKAAVEPLPTVQVFTHGKKMQLPVAGRGAFHWLLTTEEGKQYQGEARGGETLTLPGRLPEGYHTLTLTRDGERWHCRAIVAPARCYEPSALKEGKKLWGACVQLYTLRSEKNWGIGDFGDLRAMLPEIARRGGAFIGLNPIHALYPANPESASPYSPSSRRWLNVIYIDVNAVEDFHRSRAAQAWWQLPATQQALQAARQTDDVDYTAVTTLKLTALRMAWAEFSTREDEQMADFRQFVLREGESLYWQAAFDALHAWQSQQDPMRWGWPAWPKAYQSTTSPQVKAFCKEHADEVSFYLWLQWLAYTQFAVCWQTSQQDAMPIGLYRDLAVGVAEGGSETWCDRELYCLKASVGAPPDILGPLGQNWGLPPMDPHVMVARAYEPFIELLRANMQNCGALRIDHVMSVLRLWWIPYGETADHGAYVQYPVDDLLSILALESQRHRCMVIGEDLGTVPVEIVGKLRKRGVYSYKVLYFENDHDKTFRAPKAYPPQSMAVATTHDLPTLRGYWESGDLTLGKSLGLYPDEAVLRGLYADRELAKQGLLDALHRYGCLPKRAGHKASLMAMTATLNRGMQRYIADSNSALLGLQPEDWLEMASPVNIPGTSTEYPNWRRKLAVTLERMFADERVNKLIKDLDKRRKSR
- the feoC gene encoding [Fe-S]-dependent transcriptional repressor FeoC encodes the protein MASLIEVRDMLALQGRMEAAQLSARLHTPQPLIDAMLSRLETMGKAVKIIEDADGCLSGSCKSCPEGKACLREWWSLR
- the gntX gene encoding DNA utilization protein GntX translates to MLTAHSLCWLCQMPLAIARWGICSRCTASLLTPQTLCPQCGLPALAPTVPCGRCLQKPPPWRRLVAVNDYVPPLSGLVHQLKFGHRPELAPALARLLILRLRHSCGLPPVDRIVGVPLWQRRHWRRGFNQSEALCRPLAHWTGCAWRGDSLTRTRRTATQHQLSARLRKQNLKNAFQLELSVRGHHIAIVDDVVTTGSTVAEISRLLLRNGAATVQVWCLCRTL
- the nfuA gene encoding Fe-S biogenesis protein NfuA, with translation MIRISDAAQAHFAKLLANQEEGTQIRVFVINPGTPNAECGVSYCPPDAVEDTDTALKFEQLTAYVDELSAPYLEDAEIDFVTDQLGSQLTLKAPNAKMRKVSDDAPLMERVEYLLQSQINPQLAGHGGRVSLMEITEDGLAILQFGGGCNGCSMVDVTLKEGIEKQLLNEFPELKGVRDLTEHQRGEHSYY